Proteins encoded in a region of the Panicum hallii strain FIL2 chromosome 3, PHallii_v3.1, whole genome shotgun sequence genome:
- the LOC112885162 gene encoding CCR4-NOT transcription complex subunit 7-like, whose amino-acid sequence MLEASTSYQRAYSRVSSSGMIVPTLFGDCSAVHDVWAETAQDAFVDITALLHRDSEVDYMIGIDLEFAIPDGVVSLGREPPSANVHYEELCKTVNGGNLVQVGFAAADANFNVLGVWQFNLQFQSAWRAPWHAGVAFLRDEAKLNLEEHASHGIPAAQFIDWLASSAMIRNPKITWISFMGYPDFGFLIRLLTRQEALPVDRVQFLNLFWELFPRSFDVRVFTKLGRCRKEVIHGGLATVCKTLQVERVGDAHHAGSDALLAVRCFHKMMTDSSDFVTQIPSPVKTHITDLWVPN is encoded by the exons ATGCTCGAAGCCTCCACATCGTACCAACGAGCATACTCAAGAGTCTCTTCATCAG GGATGATTGTGCCCACCTTGTTCGGCGACTGCTCGGCTGTGCATGATGTCTGGGCCGAGACAGCTCAGGACGCATTTGTAGATATTACCGCACTTCTGCATAGAGATTCTGAAGTGGACTACATGATCGGGATTGATTTAGAGTTTGCAATTCCCGACGGCGTGGTCTCTCTGGGTAGGGAGCCACCATCAGCCAACGTACACTACGAAGAGCTATGTAAGACGGTCAATGGTGGCAATCTGGTCCAAGTTGGTTTTGCCGCCGCGGATGCAAATTTCAATGTCTTAGGTGTCTGGCAGTTTAACCTTCAGTTTCAGAGTGCATGGCGTGCGCCGTGGCACGCTGgcgtcgccttcctccgggaCGAAGCCAAGCTGAATCTGGAGGAGCATGCTAGCCACGGGATACCCGCAGCCCAGTTTATTGATTGGCTCGCGAGCTCTGCAATGATCAGGAACCCAAAAATCACTTGGATTAGCTTTATGGGATACCCCGACTTCGGGTTCCTAATTCGGCTGCTAACAAGGCAAGAGGCTTTGCCCGTAGACCGTGTGCAGTTTCTCAATCTTTTCTGGGAGCTCTTCCCACGGTCATTCGACGTGCGAGTGTTCACCAAGCTTGGGCGCTGCCGGAAGGAGGTCATCCATGGTGGACTGGCCACGGTATGCAAGACGCTACAGGTGGAACGAGTCGGGGATGCCCATCATGCTGGGTCCGATGCACTATTAGCTGTTCGATGCTTCCATAAGATGATGACAGACAGTTCTGATTTCGTGACACAGATCCCGAG TCCTGTAAAGACTCACATTACTGACCTGTGGGTGCCAAATTAG